In Falco cherrug isolate bFalChe1 chromosome 2, bFalChe1.pri, whole genome shotgun sequence, the following are encoded in one genomic region:
- the ZIC2 gene encoding zinc finger protein ZIC 2, which translates to MLLDAGPQFPALGVGTFARHHHPAAAEMQDRELSLAAQNSFVDSAAAHMGAFKLNAGAHDLSPGQSSAFTSQAPGYPAAALGPHAAHVGSYSGAPFNSTRDFLFRSRGFGESSPAGGQHGIFGPAAGSLHHPHTDAQSHLLFPGIHDQHGPHASQNVLNGQMRLGLPGEVFARSDQYRQVSSPRTDPYSAAQLHNQYGPMNMNMGMNMAAHHHHHPGAFFRYMRQQCIKQELICKWIDPEQLNNPKKSCNKTFSTMHELVTHVSVEHVGGPEQSNHVCYWEECPREGKPFKAKYKLVNHIRVHTGEKPFPCPFPGCGKVFARSENLKIHKRTHTGEKPFQCEFEGCDRRFANSSDRKKHMHVHTSDKPYLCKMCDKSYTHPSSLRKHMKVHESSPQGSESSPAASSGYESSTPPGLVSPSAESQSTSNLSPAAAAAAAAAAAAVSAVHRGGGGGGGSGGGGGGGHSGLSSNFNEWYV; encoded by the exons ATGCTGCTGGACGCCGGCCCGCAGTTCCCAGCCCTCGGCGTGGGCACCTTCGCCCGGCACCACCACCCGGCCGCGGCGGAGATGCAGGACCGGGAGCTGAGCCTGGCGGCGCAGAACAGCTTCGTGGACTCGGCGGCGGCGCACATGGGCGCCTTCAAGCTCAACGCCGGCGCCCACGACCTGTCCCCCGGGCAGAGCTCGGCGTTCACCTCGCAGGCGCCCGGCTACCCCGCCGCCGCCCTGGGGCCCCACGCCGCCCACGTCGGCTCCTACTCCGGGGCGCCCTTCAACTCCACCCGGGACTTCTTGTTTCGCAGCCGCGGCTTCGGGGAATCGTCGCCGGCCGGCGGGCAGCACGGCATCTTCGGCCCTGCGGCCGGCAGCCTGCACCACCCGCACACGGACGCTCAGAGCCACCTCCTCTTCCCGGGCATCCACGACCAGCACGGCCCCCACGCCTCCCAGAACGTCCTCAACGGGCAGATGCGCCTGGGCTTGCCGGGAGAGGTGTTCGCCCGGTCGGATCAGTACCGCCAGGTCTCCAGCCCCAGGACTGACCCTTACTCGGCGGCTCAGCTGCACAACCAGTACGGCCCCATGAATATGAATATGGGCATGAACATGgcagcccaccaccaccaccacccaggtGCCTTTTTCCGCTACATGCGGCAGCAGTGCATCAAGCAAGAGCTCATCTGCAAGTGGATCGACCCCGAGCAgctgaacaaccccaaaaaaagtTGCAATAAAACTTTCAGCACCATGCACGAGTTGGTCACCCACGTCTCGGTGGAGCACGTTGGGGGACCCGAGCAGAGCAACCACGTCTGCTACTGGGAGGAGTGTCCCCGGGAAGGCAAGCCCTTCAAAGCGAAATACAAACTGGTCAATCATATCCGAGTGCACACGGGAGAGaaacccttcccctgccccttccccggcTGCGGAAAAGTTTTCGCCAGATCAGAAAACCTCAAAATTCACAAAAGGACGCACACAG GGGAGAAGCCCTTCCAGTGCGAGTTTGAAGGCTGCGACCGGCGCTTCGCCAACAGCAGCGACCGCAAGAAGCACATGCACGTCCACACCTCGGACAAGCCCTACCTGTGCAAGATGTGCGACAAGTCCTacacccaccccagctccctgcgGAAGCACATGAAG GTGCACGAGTCGTCCCCGCAAGGCTCCGAGTCCTCCCCGGCCGCCAGCTCCGGCTACGAGTCCTCCACCCCCCCGGGGCTGGTGTCCCCTAGCGCCGAGTCCCAGAGCACCAGCAACCTctccccggcggcggcggcggcggcggccgcagcGGCAGCGGCCGTGTCCGCCGTGCatcggggcggcggcggcggcggcggcagtggcggcggcggcggcggcggccacAGCGGCCTCTCCTCCAACTTCAACGAGTGGTACGTGTAG